Part of the Leifsonia soli genome is shown below.
CGGCGCGGTCGGGTCGGTGCTTGTCGGGTCCGTGCCGCGCCGCGGGTCCGCGCTCAGAAGCGAGGCTGCTTGCTGAGGCGCACCGCGGCGGTCGAGAACACGACACCGGCGAGCATGATCACCACGGTGATCGCCTGGAGCAGCACCTGGAAGAAGGGCGCGAACGGCGTCACCGACACCCAGAGCCACAGGATCGCGCCGATCAGCGTGATGACGTAGCTGAAGGTGCGGCGGGCGTACAGCGCGTTGAGCGACACGACGGTGGCGGCAACCGAGACCTGGAAGAAGGGCAGGAAGTCCTCGGCGTTGCCCGACCAGGTGGCCACGAGGCTCCAGATGCCGATGACCAGCGACGCCAGCACCACGATCGTGGCGAGGAGGTTGCCGAGCGCGGGCGGCAGGGTCGTGCTGAGGCTGCGGACGAGCGTTCCGTGCTCGTCGCTGCCGACGACGTCCTGCTGGTGCTCGTTGGGCTGGGAGATGACGTGCGTGCTCACGCCGTCGATCCTACCGCCCGTCGGGCGCTCCGCCACGCGGTCTCGGCGTACGTTGGCGGTATGGCAGCATCCCGTCGACGCCCCCGGTCCCGCCCGTCGCGCCGCCCTCACCGGCGCCTCTCGCTCCCCGCCCGCGTGAAGCGCTGGGATGCGAGAGTCGCCTCGCGCATCAACGCGCGCACGACGGGGGCGGTGTCGGACGGGTTCTGGCGCGGGCTCACCCGCGCGGCCAACCACGGCACGCTGTGGTTCGCCGCTGCGTCCGTGCTGGTCGCCCTGGGCCGCCCGCGCGCGGCGGCGCGGGGGCTCGCCTCGCTCGGGCTCGCCAGCCTCGTCGCCAACCTGGTGGGGAAGCGCCTGGTCGGCGGCGACCGGCCGGCGCTCACCTCCATCCCGCTCGCCCGGCGGCTGGAGCGTTCCCCCACCTCGCCGTCGTTCCCGTCGGGGCACACGGCGAGCGCCGCCGCCTTCGCGACCGGCGTCGCCCTGGAGTGGCCGGCCGCCGGCGCGGCACTCGCGCCGCTGGCTGCCGGGGTCGGGTACTCGCGCCTGCACACCGGTGCGCACTGGCTCTCCGATGTGGTGGGAGGCGCCGCGATCGGCGCAGGGGCCGCGGTCGGGGTGAAGCTGCTCACCCCCGCGGTGAAGCCGGCCGTGCGCCGCGACCCACCGACCGCGCGGATGATCGACCTCCCGGCGACCGGGACCGGGGAGGGCGTGTTCATCGTGGTGAATCCCGGTTCCGGGCGCGGGATGGGCGGCCCGCAACCCGGTCCGCTGCTGCGGGAGCGTCTTCCGCAGGCGGAGGTCCACGAGCTGGCCGACGGCGACGACATCGGCGACGTCATCGAACGGCGGCTCGCCGCGGAGACCCCGCCGACCGTGCTCGGCGTCTCCGGCGGCGACGGAACGGTCGCGGCGGTCGCCCAGCGCGCCCGAGCGGCCGGGCTGCCGCTCCTCGTCTTTCCCGGGGGCACGTTCAACCACTTCGCGAAAGCCGCCCTGCTCGATTCCATGGATGCGACGCTGCGGGCTCTCGCCGCCGGGTCCGGCCGGGAGGTCGACGTCGCGGACCTGACGTTCGGCACGGGCGAGACGATCACCGTGCTGAACACGGCCTCCGTCGGCCTCTATCCCGCGTTCGTCGAGGAGCGCGAGAAGCACGAGAAGCGGCTGGGCAAGCCGATCGCCGCCCTCATCGCGGCCATCCGGGTCGTCCGCCGCGGCGACCCCCTCGAGGTCGAGATCGACGGGCGGACGCGCACGGTCTGGTCCGTGTTCGTGGGCGTCGACCGGTACTACCCGGTCGCCGTCGCACCGATCGAGCGGCGACGGCTCGACGACCACCTGCTCGACGTCCGCATCCTCTTCGCCGACGGGAAGCCGCGCTCCCGCGGCGCCGTCGCGCTCGCCTTCGGCGGCAGGACGGACGCCCTCGTCGCCCGGATGCCCTTCCTGCAGGGCCCTCCTGCGCTGGAGGCGCGGACCGTCGAGGAGATCACCATCGCGGCGCGGGGCGACGACCCCGGCTACGCGCACGACGGCGAAGCGTCCACCGAGACGCCCGGCGAGCCCCGGAGGATCACCCTCCGGGTGCGGCCGGCGGCGTTGACGGTGTACTCGCCGCGCGAGTGACGCGCGAGCGCGTCCGTTCCGGCGGCGCGGTGCCGCCGGCCCCCTACCGCCGGTTCAGCGCACGGCCTCCTGCCGCGCCGGCAGCGGCTCCGGCGCCGCGGGTCCGACGTACCGCGAGGACGGCCGCAGGATCTTCCCGTCGGCCGCCTGCTCCAGGATGTGGGCCGTCCATCCCACCACGCGCGCCGCGGCGAACGTCGGCGTGAACATCGACCGGGGGATGCCGCACAGCTCCATCACGACGCCCGCGTAGAACTCCACGTTCGTGTGCAGCTCGCGTCCCGGCTTCAGCTCGGCGAGGAGCTCCTGCACGCGCCGCTCGACCTGGACGGCGAAGTCGACCCGCGGGCCGCCGAACCCCTCGGCGAACGCGCGGAGCATGCGCGACCGCGGGTCCTCCGTCCGGTACACCGCGTGCCCGAAGCCCATCACCCGGCCGCCCTGCGAGAGCGTGCGGCGCACCCACTCGTCCGTCCGGTCGGGCGTGCCGATCTCGTCCAGCGTGTCCAGGGCCCGGCTCGGCGCTCCGCCGTGCAGGGGGCCGGACAAAGCGCCGAGCGCCCCGCCCACCGCCGACGCGAGGTCCGCCCCGGTGGATGCGATCACCCGCGCCGCGAACGTGGAGGCGTTGAACCCGTGGTCGATCGCCGCGGTCATGTACGCGCTGAGCGCGCGCTCCTCCTGCTGCGTCGGAACGCGCCCGGTCACCAGGTGGAGGTACCCGGCGACGTAGCCCAGATCGTCGCGGGGCTGCGCCGGCTCACGGCCGTCGGCGAGCGCGTGCAGCCGTGCAAGCAGAACGGGGGTGACCGCGGCGGTCCGGATCGCGTCCTCCACCCGGGCATCCGCGCTCTCGTCGTACAGCGGACGGGCGCCGTCGGCCGCCGCGACAGCGGTGAGCGCCATGCGGAGGCCGGCCAGCGCATCCCCGCCGGAGGTCAGCCGCGCGATCGCCGGGAGCAGCTCGATCACGGCGGGCGGAATCGATCGCGCCGCTGCGATCCGCGCGCGGAACGCCGCCAGCTCGTCGGCGGTCGGCAGCGCGCCGAACAGCAGGAGGTGCCACGCCTCCTCGAAGGTCCGCTCCCGGGCGAGATCCACCGCCGAGTACTGCCGGTAGTGGTAGAAGCCTTCGTGCCCGCGCACGTCGCCGAGCTCGGTGCGCGCGGCCACGACGTTCGTGAGGCCGCGCGGAACGTCGATGAGGGTGTCGTCCATCCTGTCCATATCGGTAGTGTGAACGTGGATGCAACACATCGTCAATGTTGATTGGATCAATATGGATGCCCTCCCCCGCCTCACCGCCGAGCAGACCGCCGAGCGGCTCGGTGTGAAGCTGGAGACCCTGTACGCGTACGTCGCGCGCGGGCGGCTCGGCCGCGAGCGCACCGCCGACGGCTCCAGCTTCGATCCGCTGGAGGTCGAGCGCTTCGCCGCGAGCAGGCGGCGGCGACCGCCGGCCGACGCCGACCGCTCGGAGGGCCGCCCGCTGATGGTCATCGAGACGGACTTCGCCTCCATCGAGGACGGCGAGTTGCGCTACCGCGGCCGTCCCGTCGACCAGCTCGCCGCGGAACCGTTCGAGACGGTCGCGCACTGGGCCCTCACCGGAGCCTGGGATGCGACGGCTCGCTTCGCGGCGGGCGCGGGCCTCGACGCAGCCCGGGCCGTCGCCGTCGCCCTCCCGGCCGCGGCGGGAGACCGGGACCGCCAGCTCGTCGCCGTGAGCGCCTTCGCGGCCGCCGACCCGCTGCGCGCCTCCCTCGACCCGGTCGTGGTGGCCTCGGCCGCCGAGCGCCTGGTGGCCGGGATGGTCGAGGTGCTGCCCACGCACGCCGACGCCGACCCCGATCTCCCCTCCCGCCTGTTCGCCCGGCTCGCCCCGCGCGCCTCCGCGGCGCCGGCGGCCGACGTCGCCCTGCTCAACGCCGCCCTCGTGCTGCTGCTCGACCACGACATCGCCGTCTCGACCCTCGCCGCCCGCGCGGCCGCCTCCGCGCGCGCCACCCCCTACGGCGTCGTCGTCGCCGGACTGGGAGCGCTCGACTCGCCCCTCCACGGGAACGCCAGTCGCGCGGCCCACCGTCTGCTGGAGCGCGTCGTCTCCGGCGAGGACCCGGCCCGCGCCGTGGCCGACGCCGTCGTCACAACGCACGGACCCGTCCCTGGGTTCGGCCAGCCGCTCTACCCCGACGGCGACCCCCGGGCGCGCATCCTGCTCGGGATGATCGCCGACGACCCCCGGCATGCCGCCGTCACGGCCGCCGTGCGGGCGGTCTGCGACGTCGTGCGCGAGCGCACCGGCGCGCATCCCAACGTCGACCTCGCTCTCGGTGCCGCCACCCTCGCCCTGGGGATGCGCGACGACGCGGGCGAGGTGGTCTTCGCCACGGCCCGCACGGTCGGCTGGATCGTGCACGCCATCGACGAGTACGCGCAGCGCCCGCTGCGCCTGCGGCCGGTCGGCCGCTACACCGGCCCCTGACCGTCGTCCGCATCCCTGGGTCGCAACACGCCGTCTCGACGGCGCGGCAACGGCGTGTCGCGACCCACGGATCGCTCAGCGGCGGAGCGCCTTGCGCGCCAGCCAGTTCCCGAGGAACTGCGCGGCCTGCACCAGCACGACGATCGTGATCACCGCGATCCACGTCACGGCCCAGTTGTAGCGCTGGTACCCGTACGAGATCGCGAAATCGCCGAGGCCGCCTCCGCCGATGCTGCCGGCGATGGCGGACAGGTCGACGATGGCGACGAAGATGAAGGTGTAGCCGAGGATGAGCGGGCCGAGCGCCTCGGGGATCAGCAGGGTCGTGATGATCCGCCACGGGCTCGACCCCATCGCTCTTGCGGCCTCGATCACGCCCGGCTCGATGGTGACGAGGTTCTGCTCCACGATCCGCGAGATCCCGAAGGTCGCTGCGATCGTCATCGGGAAGATCGCGGCGGGCGTGCCGAGGAACGTGCCGAGCACGAACTGCGTCAGCGGTGCGATCGCGGTCATGAAGATGATGAACGGGATGGGCCGGATGAAGTTGACGACCACATTGAGCACCGTGAAGAGCGCACGGTTCTCGAGCAGTCCGCCGCGCCGCGTCGTGTAGAGCAGGACGCCGAGCGCGAGGCCGAGGATGCCGCCGAGCACGAGCGTGGCGACGACCATCCACAGCGTCTGGCCGATGGACTCCAGGTACACCGGCCACAGGGTCGACCAGTCGGTCATGCCGCCACCTCCTCGACCTCGGTCACCGCGCGGAGCTCGGCGATCAGCGCATCCACATCGCCGGGCTCGCCGAGGAGCTCCAGCGTGAGGCTGCCGAACGACCGGCCCTGCAGCGCCGAGATGCCGCCGTAGACGATCTCGAAACGGACGTTGTGGCGGCCCACCGCGTCCGACAGCACCGACCCGAGACGGCCGTCGTCGTGGATGCGCGCCGAGACGATCCGCCCGGCGTGCTTGCCGCGGAGACGCTCGATGTCCGCCTCCCCCGGCTGGTTGCGCAGGACCGTGCCGACGAACCGCCGCGCCGTCGGCGTCTGCGGGTCGGAGAAGACCTCGAACACCGTGCCCTGCTCGATCACCCGGCCGGCGTCGAGCACGGCGACGCGGTCCGCGATCGAGCGCACCACCTCCATCTCGTGCGTGATGACGACGATGGTGACGCCGAGCTCGCGGTTGACGCGCGCGAGCAGGGCGAGAACGTCCGACGTGGTCTCCGGGTCGAGCGCGCTGGTGGCCTCGTCCGCGAGCAGGATGTCGGGGTTCGTCGCCAGCGCTCGGGCGATCCCGACGCGCTGCTTCTGCCCGCCGGAGAGCTGATCGGGGTAGCTCCACGCCTTGTCGGTGAGCCCGACGAAGGCGAGCAACTCGGCGACGCGCTGCTTGCGCTTGTCCGCCGGCCACCCCGCGACCTTGAGCGGGTAGGCGACGTTCCCGAACACCGTGCGCGAGCGGAACAGGTTGAACTGCTGGAAGATCATGCCGATCCCCGCGCGCACGCCGCGCAGCTCCCGTTCCTTCAGCTGCGTGAGATCCCGGCCGTCCACGATCACGGACCCGGCGGTGGGATGCTCCAGGGCGTTGATGAGCCGCACCAGCGTGCTCTTGCCCGCACCCGAGTAGCCGATGATCCCGAAGATCTCGCCGCGCGCGATCGTCAGGTCGAGCCGGTCGACGGCCGGAACCGCGGCGTCACCGGAGCCGAAGCTCTTGGTGACGCCGCGGAACTCGATGATCGGCGACGCGCTGTCGCGGTCCCCCACTACTTGGCCGCCTCGATGGTCTTCTTGAGGCCGTCGAGGATGCCGATCAGGTCGGACTGGGGGCGATCGACGATGACGGCGGTGTTCTTCGACTCGGCGAGCACCGCGTCCGTCACGGCCTTCGTGTGGTACAGCTTCGCGATCTTCAGGTACGTCGGGTTGTCCTTGTCCTTCTCACGGGCGACGAAGGCGTTGATGTACGGCTCGGCGGTCTCCGACTTCGGGTCGTCCTGGAACAGCGCCGACTTCGGGTCGATGCCGGCGGTCAGGGCGTAGTTGTTGTTGATGATGGCGCCGTCGGCCGAGCTGAGCGCCGGTGCGGTCTGGGCCGCGTCCACCGGGATGACCGTGACCTTGGAGGCGGCGGCGTCGATGTCGGCGGGCGTGGCCAGGGTGCTTCCGCCGTCGTTGAGCTTCAGCAGTCCGGCCTTCTGCAGCACCAGCAGAGCGCGCGCCTGGTTGGTCGGGTCGTTCGGGATGGCGATCTTCCCGCCCTGGGGGATGCTCTCGAGGCTGGTGTGCTTGGTCGAGTACAGCGGGAGCGGGACGACGAGGGTCGAACCGATCGGCACCAGGTTCTGCTTCGCCTGCACGTCGTAGTTGGCGAGGAACTGCAGGTGCTGGAACAGGTTGAGGTCGAGCTGGCCGTCGGCGAGCGCCGGGTTCGCCTGCGTGTAGTCGCGGAAGTTGACGGTCTGGATGTCGATGCCCTCCTTGGCCGCCTCCTTCTTCAGGACGGCCCAGTACGGCGAGGACGCCTCGGTCGTGCCGATCTTCACCGTCACGCTCTTCGCGGTGGCGGCGCCCGACCCCGTGAGGTTCACGACGACCAGCACGACGGCAACGATGACGGCGACGACCGCGATGCCGATGCCGACGAACAGGCCGGTGCGGGAGCGCTTCGGCTTCTCCGGAAGGGCGGGGGTGGACGGGGTGGCGTCGGACATGGCTGCGCCTCTCTCTCGTGAAGGGGGGTGTGTGCCGACGGACGGTGTGGCGGCACGTCCGAGCCTCCCCCGAGCCGCGGACGACGGTCAAAACGTCTTGCGAAATGTGACGCCGCCCGTTCACCGGACCGCCCTTACGGAGGCGCTGGGCCGCGCGTAGGGTGAGGGGCGTCAGCGTTCCCGCGGACGGAGTGGAGACGGAATGAGCGACATCAACGACGACGACATCACCACAGACGCGGTCGGCGGCGGCGAAGGCCCCGCGGACGGCGGAGCGAATCCCGGCGGCCACGACGGCGGAGCCGACGGCTCGGCCGCGGGCGAAGGCCCGGCCGACGGCGGAGCGAACCCCGGCGGCCACGACGGCGGAGCCGACGGCTCGGCCGCGGGCGAAGGCCCCGCCGACGGCGGAGCCAATCCCGGCGGCCACGACGGCGGAGCCGACGGGTCCGCTTGATGACGACCCAGGAGCGCGGGCCGGGCGACCGGCCCGCGCTTTCGCGTTGCGTGCCGGTCGACCGCGCGGAGTTCGCGGCCGACCACTGGGGCCGGAAGCCGCTGTTCACCCGCGCCGCCGCGCTCCCCGACGACTTCTCCGACCTGTTCAGCATCGACGCCGTCGACGAACTCGTCTCGGCGCGCGCCATCCGCACGCCGTTCGTCCGCATGGCGAAGGAGGGAGCCGTCCTCCCGCCGTCGCGGTTCACCGGCCCGGGCGGCTTCGGCGCGGAGGTCGGCGACCAGCTCGACTCCGCGAAGGTGCTGGCGGAGTTCGCGGACGGAGCGACCCTGGTGCTCCAAGGGTTGCACCGCACCTGGCCGCCGATCGCGGAGTTCGCCCGGCGCCTCGCCGTCGAGCTCGGGCATCCCGCCCAGGTCAACGCGTACATCACGCCGGCGTCGTCCCGCGGCTTCGACCCGCACTACGACGTGCACGACGTGTTCGTGCTGCAGATCGCCGGGGAGAAGCACTGGCGCATCCACGAGCCTGTGCATGTCGACCCGTTGCGCGATCAGCCCTGGAGCGACCGCCGCGACGCCGTCGCCGCCCGCGCCGAGGAGGCGCCCGCGATCGACGAGACCTTCCGCCCCGGCGACGCGCTGTATCTGCCGCGCGGATGGATCCACTCGGCGGAGGCCCTCGGGGGCGTCTCTGTGCACCTGACCATCGGCGTCGCCGCCTACACGCGCCACGACGTGGTCCGCGAGGCCGTCGCCCGCGCGGCCGACGCCGCCGCACTGCGCAGTTCGCTCCCGCTCGGGTTCGACCCGGCGGACCCCGAGGCGGTCGCCCCGATCGTCGAGGAGACGGTGGAGGCGCTGATCGCCGCGCTGAGCGACCCCTCCTCGCGTTCTGCGGTCGCCGACGCGGTGGCGGGCCGCCTGCGCCGTCGGCAGCGGTCGGACACCCCGCCCGCTCCCGTCCGCCCGTTGGAGACCATCGGCGCCGCCGCGGATCTGACCGTCGACAGCGTCGTCGCCGCGCGCCAGGGACTCGTCCCGGACGTCACGGTGGAGGTGGAGACGGTCACCGTGCGGCTCCCGACCAAGACGGTGGCGCTGCCGATCGCCGCCCGCGCGGCGGTCGAGCGGCTGCTGGACGGGCGTCCGGTCGCCCTCGGTGAGCTGCCCCTCGACGAGCGCTCCGCGGTCGTCGTCGCGCGGCGGCTGCTGCGCGAGGGGATCCTGGTGCCGCAGCCGGGCTGGGCGGACGCCGCCTACCCGGACGTCGACCCGGCGGATGATGCGGGCGTGTCGAGCGACGGCGAGCGGAGCGCGACCGCCGACTTCGGGACCGCGACAGCGACGTGACCGGTCTCCCGCCGCGCACTTCCGTGCCGGATGCCGGCTCCGGGGCTCCCGGAGACGGCGTCCGCGCCGAATCCGCGCGGGCGCCGGCCGGAGCCGGAGAGTGGATGCCGTGCAGCGATCGCGCCCTGCAGCGCGACGACCCGCTGGCCGGCACCGCAGGCTTCGGCGAACGCTGGCTGCTCGTGGAGATCGAGAGCGGATGGGGTCGGCACGCGTTCTTCGACTCCGCCCTCGATCCTGCACTCGGGGCGCGCGTGGTGGCGCGAGCCGAGGAGGCGGGCATCCGTCCGCTCGCGATCCGGCGCACCCGGCTGCGGGCGCCGCTGCGTCGCGACCAGACGTCGTGGCGGTGGGCGCTGGTGGACTGCCGCCCCGGGCGGGAGGGCATCCGCTGGGGCGCGGTGGACGACCCCGCCGAGCTGCTGACGCTTCCGCTCGACGGGAGCGCCGGCGAACCCAGTGAAGCGCCGATCTACGCGGTGTGCGCGCACGCCCGGCACGACCAGTGCTGCGCGGTGCGCGGGCGGCCGGTGGTGGAGGCCCTGGCCGCCGAGCATCCCGAGCTGACCTGGGAGTGCTCCCACCTCGGTGGGGACCGCTTCGCCGCGACGATGATCGCGTTCCCGGAGGGGCTCCTCTACGGCCGGGTCGGCGCGGAGGACGCCTCCCGCGTCGTGGAGCGGCACGCGGAGGGCCGTGTCGTTCCGGAGCTCCTCCGCGGACGCACCTGTCTGAGCACGGTCGCGCAGGCGGCGGAGGCGTTCGCGCGCGCCGAGACCGGAGACGACCGCATCGCGGCGTTCCGGCCGCTGGCCGAGCATCCCCACCCGCACGGCTGGACGGTCGAGCTGGCGCACGGCGACGATCGCCTCACCGTGGAGGTGGGCGAGCGGCTGTCCGAGCCGCTGCTGAGCACGTGCGCTGCGACCATCGCCCGGCCGGTCCGCGAGTTCGTGCCGGTGTCGGTCAGTAGTGCATGACGCTGCCGGTGTGCGCGACGTGAGGCCGCGCACACCGGCGGTCGGATCAGGCGTTCTGCGTCGCGGGTGTCGACTGCAGGATGCGCACCATGTTGCCGGACGGGTCGCGGAAGGCGCAGTCGCGAGGACCCCACGGCTGGTCGATCGGCTCCTGGAGGACCTCGGCTCCCGAAGCGCGCACGCGCTCGAAGGCGGTGTCGAGGTCGTCGGTGCGGAACACGGTCGGGCTCAGGGAGCCCTTGACGACGAGCTGCGCGAGCGCGTCGCCGTCCGCCTGGGAGCGGCCTGCGTGGGGGTCGCTGAGCACGACGGCCGCGCCGTCGTCGCCGGCCACCCCGAGGGTGACCCAGCGGTGGTCGCCGGAGGTGACGTCCTGGATGACGTCGAGGCCGAGGGCGTCGCGGTAGAACGCGAGCGACTCCTCCGGGTCGAGGACGGTGATCTGCGAGTACTGGAGTGAAACGGTCATGAGTCGACTCTAGGAACGGGGATCGGAGCGTGCTTCTCCAAAACTGCTCAGGTGGAGAACGGGCCGATCGCGCCGTCTGTGGACGGAATCGGGCGGTCAGGCCTTCGAGCGCACCGGCCGGGTGCGCTGCTTCGCGATGCAGTCCGGCATCGCCCGGACCGCCTCGTGCTCCCGTGCGCGGTAGTCGGTCGGCGTCATCCCGACGACCTCGCTGAACTTCGAGCTGAACGAGCCGAGCGACGTACAGCCGACCGCCATGCACGCATCGGTGACCGACATGCCGGTGCGGAGCAGCGCCATCGCCCGCTCGATCCGCCGGGTCATCAGGTAGCTGTACGGCGTCTCCCCGTACGCCGCGCGGAACTGGCGGGAGAAGTGCGCGGGCGACATGAAGGCGCGGGCGGCCATGGTCGGGACGTCGAGCGGCTTCGCATAGTCGCGGTCGATGAGGTCCCTGGCCCGGCGCAGGTGCGCGAGCGTCTGCAGCTCCTCCGGTGACACGGGATGAGCGTAACAGGACGCGCCGCACAGCGGCAGGACCGCCCTCGGCTCCCTCAGCCGACCGGCAGCGCCGCGCTGCGCTCTGCCCCCTCCACCAGCCGGATGAACGCGCTCAGCTCCCCCACCCCGGCGGGAGTGGTCGGGAGGAACTCCGTGAGTTCGGGCGAGTGCACGAGGTACGCCGCCCACTTCGCCCGCGAGATGGCGACGTTCAGCCGGTTCTTCATGAGGAGGAACGACACACCGCGCGGCACATCCACCGCGGACGAGGCCGCCAGGCTGACGATGGCGACCGCGGCCTCCTGGCCCTGGAACTTGTCGACCGTCCCCACCCGGACCTCCCGGTGCCCGGCCGCGTCGAGCAGCGCCCGCACCTCGGCGAGCTGGGCGTTGTAGGGCGTCACGACGATGATGTCGTCCTCCGCGAGGGGGTCGTCGATGCGTCCGGCATCCGGGTCGCTCCACG
Proteins encoded:
- a CDS encoding citrate synthase, whose translation is MDRMDDTLIDVPRGLTNVVAARTELGDVRGHEGFYHYRQYSAVDLARERTFEEAWHLLLFGALPTADELAAFRARIAAARSIPPAVIELLPAIARLTSGGDALAGLRMALTAVAAADGARPLYDESADARVEDAIRTAAVTPVLLARLHALADGREPAQPRDDLGYVAGYLHLVTGRVPTQQEERALSAYMTAAIDHGFNASTFAARVIASTGADLASAVGGALGALSGPLHGGAPSRALDTLDEIGTPDRTDEWVRRTLSQGGRVMGFGHAVYRTEDPRSRMLRAFAEGFGGPRVDFAVQVERRVQELLAELKPGRELHTNVEFYAGVVMELCGIPRSMFTPTFAAARVVGWTAHILEQAADGKILRPSSRYVGPAAPEPLPARQEAVR
- a CDS encoding VOC family protein, translating into MTVSLQYSQITVLDPEESLAFYRDALGLDVIQDVTSGDHRWVTLGVAGDDGAAVVLSDPHAGRSQADGDALAQLVVKGSLSPTVFRTDDLDTAFERVRASGAEVLQEPIDQPWGPRDCAFRDPSGNMVRILQSTPATQNA
- a CDS encoding methionine ABC transporter permease, producing MTDWSTLWPVYLESIGQTLWMVVATLVLGGILGLALGVLLYTTRRGGLLENRALFTVLNVVVNFIRPIPFIIFMTAIAPLTQFVLGTFLGTPAAIFPMTIAATFGISRIVEQNLVTIEPGVIEAARAMGSSPWRIITTLLIPEALGPLILGYTFIFVAIVDLSAIAGSIGGGGLGDFAISYGYQRYNWAVTWIAVITIVVLVQAAQFLGNWLARKALRR
- a CDS encoding helix-turn-helix transcriptional regulator yields the protein MSPEELQTLAHLRRARDLIDRDYAKPLDVPTMAARAFMSPAHFSRQFRAAYGETPYSYLMTRRIERAMALLRTGMSVTDACMAVGCTSLGSFSSKFSEVVGMTPTDYRAREHEAVRAMPDCIAKQRTRPVRSKA
- a CDS encoding ATP-binding cassette domain-containing protein — translated: MGDRDSASPIIEFRGVTKSFGSGDAAVPAVDRLDLTIARGEIFGIIGYSGAGKSTLVRLINALEHPTAGSVIVDGRDLTQLKERELRGVRAGIGMIFQQFNLFRSRTVFGNVAYPLKVAGWPADKRKQRVAELLAFVGLTDKAWSYPDQLSGGQKQRVGIARALATNPDILLADEATSALDPETTSDVLALLARVNRELGVTIVVITHEMEVVRSIADRVAVLDAGRVIEQGTVFEVFSDPQTPTARRFVGTVLRNQPGEADIERLRGKHAGRIVSARIHDDGRLGSVLSDAVGRHNVRFEIVYGGISALQGRSFGSLTLELLGEPGDVDALIAELRAVTEVEEVAA
- a CDS encoding BatC protein produces the protein MSDINDDDITTDAVGGGEGPADGGANPGGHDGGADGSAAGEGPADGGANPGGHDGGADGSAAGEGPADGGANPGGHDGGADGSA
- a CDS encoding sucrase ferredoxin is translated as MTGLPPRTSVPDAGSGAPGDGVRAESARAPAGAGEWMPCSDRALQRDDPLAGTAGFGERWLLVEIESGWGRHAFFDSALDPALGARVVARAEEAGIRPLAIRRTRLRAPLRRDQTSWRWALVDCRPGREGIRWGAVDDPAELLTLPLDGSAGEPSEAPIYAVCAHARHDQCCAVRGRPVVEALAAEHPELTWECSHLGGDRFAATMIAFPEGLLYGRVGAEDASRVVERHAEGRVVPELLRGRTCLSTVAQAAEAFARAETGDDRIAAFRPLAEHPHPHGWTVELAHGDDRLTVEVGERLSEPLLSTCAATIARPVREFVPVSVSSA
- a CDS encoding cupin domain-containing protein — encoded protein: MTTQERGPGDRPALSRCVPVDRAEFAADHWGRKPLFTRAAALPDDFSDLFSIDAVDELVSARAIRTPFVRMAKEGAVLPPSRFTGPGGFGAEVGDQLDSAKVLAEFADGATLVLQGLHRTWPPIAEFARRLAVELGHPAQVNAYITPASSRGFDPHYDVHDVFVLQIAGEKHWRIHEPVHVDPLRDQPWSDRRDAVAARAEEAPAIDETFRPGDALYLPRGWIHSAEALGGVSVHLTIGVAAYTRHDVVREAVARAADAAALRSSLPLGFDPADPEAVAPIVEETVEALIAALSDPSSRSAVADAVAGRLRRRQRSDTPPAPVRPLETIGAAADLTVDSVVAARQGLVPDVTVEVETVTVRLPTKTVALPIAARAAVERLLDGRPVALGELPLDERSAVVVARRLLREGILVPQPGWADAAYPDVDPADDAGVSSDGERSATADFGTATAT
- a CDS encoding MetQ/NlpA family ABC transporter substrate-binding protein gives rise to the protein MSDATPSTPALPEKPKRSRTGLFVGIGIAVVAVIVAVVLVVVNLTGSGAATAKSVTVKIGTTEASSPYWAVLKKEAAKEGIDIQTVNFRDYTQANPALADGQLDLNLFQHLQFLANYDVQAKQNLVPIGSTLVVPLPLYSTKHTSLESIPQGGKIAIPNDPTNQARALLVLQKAGLLKLNDGGSTLATPADIDAAASKVTVIPVDAAQTAPALSSADGAIINNNYALTAGIDPKSALFQDDPKSETAEPYINAFVAREKDKDNPTYLKIAKLYHTKAVTDAVLAESKNTAVIVDRPQSDLIGILDGLKKTIEAAK
- a CDS encoding citrate synthase; protein product: MDALPRLTAEQTAERLGVKLETLYAYVARGRLGRERTADGSSFDPLEVERFAASRRRRPPADADRSEGRPLMVIETDFASIEDGELRYRGRPVDQLAAEPFETVAHWALTGAWDATARFAAGAGLDAARAVAVALPAAAGDRDRQLVAVSAFAAADPLRASLDPVVVASAAERLVAGMVEVLPTHADADPDLPSRLFARLAPRASAAPAADVALLNAALVLLLDHDIAVSTLAARAAASARATPYGVVVAGLGALDSPLHGNASRAAHRLLERVVSGEDPARAVADAVVTTHGPVPGFGQPLYPDGDPRARILLGMIADDPRHAAVTAAVRAVCDVVRERTGAHPNVDLALGAATLALGMRDDAGEVVFATARTVGWIVHAIDEYAQRPLRLRPVGRYTGP
- a CDS encoding bifunctional phosphatase PAP2/diacylglycerol kinase family protein, with amino-acid sequence MAASRRRPRSRPSRRPHRRLSLPARVKRWDARVASRINARTTGAVSDGFWRGLTRAANHGTLWFAAASVLVALGRPRAAARGLASLGLASLVANLVGKRLVGGDRPALTSIPLARRLERSPTSPSFPSGHTASAAAFATGVALEWPAAGAALAPLAAGVGYSRLHTGAHWLSDVVGGAAIGAGAAVGVKLLTPAVKPAVRRDPPTARMIDLPATGTGEGVFIVVNPGSGRGMGGPQPGPLLRERLPQAEVHELADGDDIGDVIERRLAAETPPTVLGVSGGDGTVAAVAQRARAAGLPLLVFPGGTFNHFAKAALLDSMDATLRALAAGSGREVDVADLTFGTGETITVLNTASVGLYPAFVEEREKHEKRLGKPIAALIAAIRVVRRGDPLEVEIDGRTRTVWSVFVGVDRYYPVAVAPIERRRLDDHLLDVRILFADGKPRSRGAVALAFGGRTDALVARMPFLQGPPALEARTVEEITIAARGDDPGYAHDGEASTETPGEPRRITLRVRPAALTVYSPRE